The Rhopalosiphum maidis isolate BTI-1 chromosome 1, ASM367621v3, whole genome shotgun sequence genome has a segment encoding these proteins:
- the LOC113556512 gene encoding conserved oligomeric Golgi complex subunit 8, with translation MDGQLIDLLFPDGIPDDVKTDPNIKNYLDHLGKCTAEELSKEHKSLEDKNDIIVKMVKDLALNNYKTFVKTSHCYESVYNKFDDTQQKTITLDNYLLKLKTECQEMLHQWADVKEKRHRNTLAMVWNSRIMHHALELPQLMLSCIQNKLYEEALKLANHAKHLPNNIPAVKLLHDEVEKHRLTLMSALCQELRTDLELPLCMRIVRLLRTLNLINEEQLAVKFLQTRNAWFNSKLENIPDESSSQHLLETIEVSRSCLSNIATQYNLIFCSEDNSSDTGSSKLQFYYSWTNQKVCQFINILKKDLPNCRPSSLETIFTQCMYFGQSLGHIGTDFRGLIAPVFINVTVKRFSDLLKMTEITWLTDLQTFLKTNIKNVGMNQTHDEVDDIPSPVFEYYPLAKFCNGVMSALNDLGEYAPYAAADEITKCLHTTLHNASCALFSMYYQDDFKSYDEGDKKIFGQLCICFSTDVVPYVQRCLHKVYEPASIAAFIGVTITSLQKENLTYIDSEIINEPIKELLDEFENVSVLNNISTD, from the exons ATGGACGGCCAATTGATAGATTTACTGTTTCCAGACGGAATACCAG atGATGTAAAAACTGAtccaaacattaaaaattatttagatcatCTTGGAAAGTGCACTGCAGAAGAATTAA gtaagGAACATAAGTCATTAGAAGATAAAAATGACATCATTGTTAAAATGGTTAAAGATTTAGCTTTAAATAACTACAAAACATTTGTGAAGACTTCACATTGTTATGagtctgtatataataaatttgatgataCACAACAAAAAACTATCacattagataattatttattaaaacttaaaaccgAATGTCAAGAAATGTTACATCAGTGGGCAGATGTTAAAGAAAAACGCCATCGTAATACTTTAGCTATGGTTTGGAACTCCCGTATTATGCATCATGCTCTAGAACTTCCACAGCTCATGTTATcctgtattcaaaataaactgTATGAAGAAGCACTAAAACTGGCAAATCATGCTAAACATTTACCCAATAATATACCAGCTGTAAAG tTGTTACATGATGAAGTAGAAAAACATCGTTTAACGTTGATGTCAGCACTTTGTCAAGAATTAAGAACTGATTTAGAATTACCACTATGTATGCGTATTGTTCGACTATTaagaacattaaatttaataaatgaagaACAGTTGGCTGTTAAGTTTTTACAGACTAGAAATGCATGGTTTAATtctaaattagaaaatattcctGATGAAAGCA gtAGTCAACACCTATTAGAAACTATTGAGGTATCGCGATCTTGTCTTTCAAATATAGCTACACAATACAACCTAATATTTTGCTCTGAAGATAATTCTTCTGATACTGGATCATCAAAACTACAGTTCTATTATTCTTGGACCAATCAAAAG GTatgtcaatttattaatatacttaaaaaagatCTTCCAAACTGTCGACCATCATCTTTAGAGACAATTTTCACACAATGTATGTACTTTGGGCAATCATTGGGACATATTGGAACTGATTTCAGAGGTCTCATAGCACCTGTTTTTATCAATGTGACTGTAAAAAGATTTTCagacttattaaaaatgacaGAAATTACTTGGCTAACagatttacaaacatttttaaaaacaaatattaagaatGTTGGAATGAACCAAACTCACGATGAA gtaGATGATATACCATCACccgtatttgaatattatcctTTGGCAAAATTTTGTAATGGTGTAATGAGTGCTCTCAATGACCTAGGAGAGTATGCTCCTTATGCAGCTGCCGATGAAATCACCAAATGTTTACATACTACATTACATAATGCGTCCTGTGcattattttctatgtattatCAAGATGATTTTAAAAGCTATGATGAA ggtgacaaaaaaatatttggacaACTCtgcatttgtttttcaacTGATGTTGTTCCATATGTACAAAGATGTTTACACAAAGTATATGAACCAGCTAGTATAGCTGCTTTCATTGGAGTTACAATAACATCACTTCAAAAagag aatttaacatacattgattcagaaattattaatgaaccTATCAAAGAATTATTGGATGAATTCGAAAATGTTTCTGTGCTGAATAACATATCAACAGATTAA